TCACCTTTTTTAGTGATCCAGATGGCTTACCCTTAGAATTGCACGAATAAATTATATATTTTAATCTCAAATTTATAAAAAATGTGGTAATAAGAAATGTTACTATATTTCAGTTTTTATTCTTTGTACAACCTCATTTATAAAAAAGGAGAACTGTCATGAATAAAAGAGAATTAAATTACTTTTTAAAAGTGTACGAAAATAAAAGCATAAAAAGAGCAGCAGAAGCTTTATTTATTTCTTCTCAAGGCTTAAGTAAAACTATTAAAAATCTTGAAGCTGAACTCTCTGTTCAATTATTTAAACGTACATCTCACGGTGTTGAACCTACAATACACGCACATAACTTAAATCGAAGAGCTAAAATTATTATTGAGGAATTTGAAAATATAAAAAATGATATGCTTTTAGATAAAAAAGTTAACACAACTGTACTCCGTGTATTATCCACTTTTAATATGCTTAAATACTTAACACTTGATTTTATACAAGATTTTTATACCCAGTTTCCTAACATTCGTTTAGATATTGTAGAATATCCTGAAGAACCTATTGAAATTATGCTCAAGGATGAACAAGTTGAAATAGCATTTTTATCAAGCCCTATTGATACTAACAATTTTGAGGCAAAGTTTTGCACAACCCATAAAAATTGTCTTATTATTAACAAAAATAATCCATTATCCAAAAAAAATCATATTACCTTTGAGGATTTAAGAAATATACCCATAGCTGTCAATGGTAGAGAATTTAAGACCTATAAAACTAGTGTTAATTTGTGGCTTAAAAATGGAGTTACTCCTAATGTACTCTTAGAAACTTCAGAGGAAACTTTAATCCATGAAGTAGCAAAACGAAACCTAGGAATTGGAATATCTCTTGATTTTTTGGCACATGCTGATAAAAATGACCACATAGTGATACGTCCTGTACCAGATAAATCCTGTGCAAAAGATGTCTATATAGTAAAAAAATCAGGAAAAAAATTAAGCACAGAAGCCAAATGTTTTGAAAAATTCACATTAGAATGGTTGAAAAATAATCCCAGTCTTATTTTTAAATAGTCTATATAAAATGCTTAATTAGTGCTTTAATAGCCTTGAATTTTTTTAGTGAACTATCCTATTGAATCAACCATTTGGTTTACTGGCATCAACTATTATTTGTTTGAATTTCAAATATTAGTATTTTATAATTTACTCATGTGAAATTACTTAATTAACATAGAAAGAAGGAATTTATACATGAATATTAAACAAATTAGAAATGCAACAATAATAGTTAACTATGCAAATAAGAAATTTTTAATAGATCCTCTTTTAGCTGATAAAGGTGCTTTTCCAGCTTTTGGACTTGAACTTGGCTTCCCTGCTTCAGCAAGATCAGAGCGTAACCCTATAGTTGATTTACCTGTATCAATGGATGAAATTTTAAATGTAGATGCTGTAATTGCAACTCATTTACACTTAGATCATTTTGATGAAGCTGCTAAAAAAATTCTGCCAAAAGACATAAAAATGTTTGTACAAAATGAAGAAGATTTTAAAGAATTACAAAATGTTGGATTTAAAAACATAGAAATTTTAACTGAAAATACAACTTTTGAAGGTATTAAATTAATTAAAACAAAGGGACAACATGGAAGAGGAAAAATTTTAGAGCTTAGTGGAAATGTGTGTGGGGTTATTTTTAAACATTCAACTGAAAAAGCTTTATATGTAGCCGGAGATACTGTTTGGTATGATGGTGTTAAAAATGTACTTGAAACTTATACTCCTGAAGTTATCGCTGTAAATTCTGGTGCTAATCAATTTATAGGTTACGAGCCTCTAATAATGGGAAAAGAGGATGTTTATGAAGTATGTAAGGCTTCTCCTGATGCAAAAGTTATTGCTACTCACATGGAAGGCGTAAATCACTGGACATTATCAAGAAAAGAATTAAAGGAATTTGTTAAGGAAAAAGGAATTTCTTCTAATGTATTAATTCCTGATGACGGAGAAGATTATACATTCTAAAATATATACAAAAATAAAGAGGGAGGTAATTAGGATTTATAAAATTCCAATTACTTCTCTTTTTAAGCTTATCTCAAAGATTCTATTGGAACAATTGCTTCTTATCATGTACTATTTCCTCTGAAGCTACAATTGTTTTCTTACTTTTTGCATAAGCTAAAATTGTAATTGTAAATATAATACATACTGTTCCTATCCACTGCATTAATTCAAGCTTTTCGTGCAGCCATAATACAGATAATAAAGCTGCCGATAACGGTTCAGCTGATGATAGTATACTTGACTCCGTTGGTTTTATATACTTTAAACTTTCCAGAAAACAAGTAAAGGCAATTAGTGTTCCAAATATTACCACAAATGCTATAGCTAATATTGAAGTAATAGATAAGCTGCCCGTGCAATCCCATGGTCTATGAATAAAACTAAAAGTTATACCACCTATTAACATTCCCCAACCAACTACTAGAACAGAACCCCATTTTTTAATAAGTGATTGAGGTTGTACGGTATAAAATGCTGCTGCAAATGCTGAGGCAATCCCCCAAAATAATGCCAGTTTAGAAATCGATATACTGTGGATATTCCCCTTTGTAATTATAAAAAATGTTCCTAGCATTGCCAAGAAGATAGCAATGATTTCTTGTAAACTTGGAATTTTTTTAGAACGAATGGCTAAATAACAAGTTATTATTATTGGTGATGAATATTGGAGTATTGTTGCTGTAGCCGCATTTCCATTTTTTATGGCAGCAAAATATGTGTATTGAACACCTAGCATACCTAAAATACTAAAAAATATAAGACTCACATTATCCCGCTTATTCTTCCATATGCTCCATATGCTTTGTTTTCCCATAACAACAACAACTAATAACAAAATCACTCCTGATACTAATAAACGAATTACAACAAGCCACTCTGGACTAAATCCTTTTTTCTGAAATAAATACTGAGCAACAGTACCTGATATTCCCCATAACATAGCTCCTAGTATTACAAGTACTATTCCCTTTATCCTAGAATTAAATTTCATTATGCTTCACTCCTATTA
The Clostridium felsineum DSM 794 DNA segment above includes these coding regions:
- a CDS encoding LysR family transcriptional regulator gives rise to the protein MNKRELNYFLKVYENKSIKRAAEALFISSQGLSKTIKNLEAELSVQLFKRTSHGVEPTIHAHNLNRRAKIIIEEFENIKNDMLLDKKVNTTVLRVLSTFNMLKYLTLDFIQDFYTQFPNIRLDIVEYPEEPIEIMLKDEQVEIAFLSSPIDTNNFEAKFCTTHKNCLIINKNNPLSKKNHITFEDLRNIPIAVNGREFKTYKTSVNLWLKNGVTPNVLLETSEETLIHEVAKRNLGIGISLDFLAHADKNDHIVIRPVPDKSCAKDVYIVKKSGKKLSTEAKCFEKFTLEWLKNNPSLIFK
- a CDS encoding MBL fold metallo-hydrolase, producing MNIKQIRNATIIVNYANKKFLIDPLLADKGAFPAFGLELGFPASARSERNPIVDLPVSMDEILNVDAVIATHLHLDHFDEAAKKILPKDIKMFVQNEEDFKELQNVGFKNIEILTENTTFEGIKLIKTKGQHGRGKILELSGNVCGVIFKHSTEKALYVAGDTVWYDGVKNVLETYTPEVIAVNSGANQFIGYEPLIMGKEDVYEVCKASPDAKVIATHMEGVNHWTLSRKELKEFVKEKGISSNVLIPDDGEDYTF
- a CDS encoding DMT family transporter, translated to MKFNSRIKGIVLVILGAMLWGISGTVAQYLFQKKGFSPEWLVVIRLLVSGVILLLVVVVMGKQSIWSIWKNKRDNVSLIFFSILGMLGVQYTYFAAIKNGNAATATILQYSSPIIITCYLAIRSKKIPSLQEIIAIFLAMLGTFFIITKGNIHSISISKLALFWGIASAFAAAFYTVQPQSLIKKWGSVLVVGWGMLIGGITFSFIHRPWDCTGSLSITSILAIAFVVIFGTLIAFTCFLESLKYIKPTESSILSSAEPLSAALLSVLWLHEKLELMQWIGTVCIIFTITILAYAKSKKTIVASEEIVHDKKQLFQ